In Agromyces sp. Leaf222, the genomic window CGGTCGGCGATCGCCTGCTGGTTGAGGGGGCCCGGATGCGCGTCGACGACGCTGAGCACGAGGAACTGCGCGAGCGAGATGTCGAGCTCCCGGCGGAAGAGCGCGTCGCCTGTGCGGTCGAGGAGGCCCGCCACGCGGCGGATCAGGTACCAGAGCTGCGCCTGCTCATCGGGGAAGTCGACCTCGTCCATGCCCGGCAGTCTACTGTATTCGTTTGACAGGCGACGGTTGCGCATGCAACCGTTGAGAAAGCAACCGAAGGAGCCGCCATGCGCATCTTGTTCGTCCTCGATCACCCCTACACCCTCGACTCCGCCGAGAACGTGCCGCACCGGCGCAGCTTCACGGCCGCGGTCGCCGACGCCGCGATCCGCGGTGCACGGCAGGCCGGTCATGAGATCGACCTCGTCGACCTCGCCGCCGACGGGTTCGATCCCGTCATGAGCCGCGACGACCTCGTCGCCTGGCGCTTGAAGTCGGTGGTCGATCCCGTCGTGGCCGACTACCAGCGTCGGCTGCTGGCCGCCGATCACGTGGTGTTCGCCTTCCCGGTGTGGTGGGAGGCGATGCCGGCCGCGACCAAGGGGTTCCTCGATCGCGTGCTCACGAAGGGAGTCGTGTTCGAGGAGATCGCCGGCGCCAAGGGCAACCCGTTCCGCAACCTCATGCCCAGGCTCGGGGGCGTCACGGTGCTGTCGATCATGACTACGCCCGACGCGGCCTACCGCTGGTGGTTCCGCGACCCGCTCACGAAGATCATGTTCAAGGGCACCTTCGGCAAGATCGGCGTGAAGAACCTGCGCTGGGTCAACTACGCCGCCATCACCGAGAAGACCGTCGAACAGCGCGAGCGGATGCTGCGCGACACCGAGCAGCGTTTCGTGAACCTGCGCGCGGCCGCCAGCCCGCAACGGCAGCCCGCGCGCGTGTGACCCTCACGGCCGGCTGGCGGGATGAGACTCACCGGATGCGCCTCGAACCACGTGGATCGTGACATCCGCCTGTCAACCCATCGCGACCCGGCGCGACGCTCGTTACGCTGGCGGCAGACGCGCCGCGGCGCCCGGTCGTGGCGGACGAGAAGGGGGATGGCATGTCCATCGGAGACGAAGACATCACGCTCGAACCGAATGAGGGCCGTCAGGACCTCTCTGAGCCGAACCCGACCGACCGGGGCGGCGAGGGCGCTGGCGACGGCGGCGCGAACCCGCACGGCCACGACGGCGGTGCCGACGGGTCTGCCGATCCCGGTGAGGGCACGGCCGACGGGGGAGCGAACCCCGACGGCCACGACGGCGGCGCTGACGGCTCGGCGGGCGAGGGCACGGCCGACGGCGGAGCGAACCCCGCGGGTCACGACGGCGGCGCCGACGGATCGGCGTAGTGCCGGCAGCGGAGCGCGGGTCGAGCACTCGGCCCGCGCTGTCGCGCTGCGTCGGCATGCCGGCGCAGCAGTTCGCCGACGAGGTCTGGGCCCGCACGGCGCTGCTGTCCCGTGCCGACGAACTCCCGTCCGGCTTCGATGACCTGTTCAGCGCCGACGCGGTCGATGAGCTGATCGCCCGCCGCGGCGTGCGCACCCCGTTCATCCGGATGGCTCGCGACGGCACCGTGCTCCCCGCGTCGGCCTACACGGCGTCGGGCGGCTACGGAGCCGAGGTGGGCGACCAGGTCTCGAGCGAGCGCGTGTTCGAGCGCTTCGCGGGCGGCGCGACGATCGTGCTGCAGGGGCTGCACCGCCTCTGGCCGCCGATCATCGACTTCACCCGCGAGCTGGCCGACGAGCTGCGGCATCCGGTGCAGGTGAACGCCTACGTGACGCCGCCGTCGGCGCAGGGCTTCGACCCCCACTACGACACGCACGACGTGTTCGTGCTGCAGGTGTCGGGCGAGAAGCACTGGCGCATCCATGCCCCCGTGCACGTCGACCCGCTGAGCTCGCAGCCGTGGGGCGGGCATCGCGACGCGGTCGCGGTCGCCGCGCTCGAGCCGCCCGTGATCGATGCCGTGCTGCAGCCGGGCGACGCGCTCTACCTGCCGCGCGGCTGGATCCATTCGGCGACGGCGGGCGGCGACGCGACGTCGGTGCACCTGACCGTCGGCATGTCGACGTACACGCACGCCGACGTCGTCTCGGCGCTGGTCGCCCGCGTCGGCGACAGCGATCGCCTGCGCGCCTCGCTGCCGTTGGGCGTCGACTTCGATGACCCCGAGCAGGTCGCCGAGATCCTCCGCGAGACGGCCGGCGCCCTGTCCGAGCTCATCGAGCGAGCGGATGCCGCGGGCACGGCCCAGGCCCTCGCTCGGCGCTTCGAGCGCGACATCCGCCCCGAGCCGTTGGCGCCGCTGGCCACGCTGGCCGCGCTCGCGGAGCTCGACGCGTCGGCGACCGTGCGCTGGCGCGGCTCACTGCGCGTGCGCGTCGAGACCGACGGCGATCGGGTGCGCATCGTGTCGAGCGCGAAGACCCTGTCGCTGCCGGTCGAGGCCGAGGCCGCGATGCGCCGCCTCGTCGAGGGCGACCCGATCGCGGTCGGCGACCTGCCGGGGCTCGACGCCGCGAGCGCCGTCGTGGTCGCGCGGCGGCTCGTCCGTGAGGGATTCGCGGTGACGCCCGCGTGACGCTCGCCGCCGAGCCATGGGCGCCGTGCAGCGACCGCGCCCGCGAGCGGAGCGATCCGCTCGCGGGCACCGCGCCGCGCGGCATGCGGTGGCTGCTGCTCGAGGTGGCGACCAGCT contains:
- a CDS encoding NAD(P)H-dependent oxidoreductase — protein: MRILFVLDHPYTLDSAENVPHRRSFTAAVADAAIRGARQAGHEIDLVDLAADGFDPVMSRDDLVAWRLKSVVDPVVADYQRRLLAADHVVFAFPVWWEAMPAATKGFLDRVLTKGVVFEEIAGAKGNPFRNLMPRLGGVTVLSIMTTPDAAYRWWFRDPLTKIMFKGTFGKIGVKNLRWVNYAAITEKTVEQRERMLRDTEQRFVNLRAAASPQRQPARV
- a CDS encoding BatC protein, encoding MSIGDEDITLEPNEGRQDLSEPNPTDRGGEGAGDGGANPHGHDGGADGSADPGEGTADGGANPDGHDGGADGSAGEGTADGGANPAGHDGGADGSA
- a CDS encoding cupin domain-containing protein; this encodes MPAAERGSSTRPALSRCVGMPAQQFADEVWARTALLSRADELPSGFDDLFSADAVDELIARRGVRTPFIRMARDGTVLPASAYTASGGYGAEVGDQVSSERVFERFAGGATIVLQGLHRLWPPIIDFTRELADELRHPVQVNAYVTPPSAQGFDPHYDTHDVFVLQVSGEKHWRIHAPVHVDPLSSQPWGGHRDAVAVAALEPPVIDAVLQPGDALYLPRGWIHSATAGGDATSVHLTVGMSTYTHADVVSALVARVGDSDRLRASLPLGVDFDDPEQVAEILRETAGALSELIERADAAGTAQALARRFERDIRPEPLAPLATLAALAELDASATVRWRGSLRVRVETDGDRVRIVSSAKTLSLPVEAEAAMRRLVEGDPIAVGDLPGLDAASAVVVARRLVREGFAVTPA